The Coffea arabica cultivar ET-39 chromosome 9e, Coffea Arabica ET-39 HiFi, whole genome shotgun sequence genome has a window encoding:
- the LOC113710577 gene encoding uncharacterized protein isoform X2, with protein sequence MESTVTEAFHFVCSSQFWRMAIFWTLSLIISYLQSFAQRFVAAQSISYVYSSPPSLPQATRSVPSATNALRTPICIITGATSGLGAAAANALSMKGFYIVLAGRSSDLLAKAISDIKRQHIGALVKAFEVDMSSFKSVLKFKNSLQQWLLESNLHSSVQLLINNAGILATSCRLTPEDYDEMMATNYIGAFCLTKVLMPLLENSPVPSRVINVTSFTHRNVCLLLFSYELQQQIGIMEKSHQVSVIAVDPGAVKTSIMREIPSCIASMAFLGLKLLGALQAPENGVSSIIDAALAPPEITGVYFFGGNGGTIRSSALSYSTKLSKDLWATSCDIFLELQLASTGTSA encoded by the exons ATGGAATCGACGGTGACGGAGGCTTTTCATTTCGTTTGCAGTTCACAGTTCTGGAGGATGGCAATATTTTGGACTCTTTCTCTCATCATCTCCTACTTGCAATCATTTGCCCAAAGATTTGTTGCCGCCCAATCCATAAGCTACGTGTATTCTTCTCCTCCGTCACTTCCACAAGCAACAAGATCAGTTCCTTCTGCCACAAATGCTTTGAGAACACCCATCTGCATCATTACTGGG GCAACATCAGGTTTAGGTGCTGCAGCAGCCAATGCCCTGTCAATGAAGGGCTTTTACATTGTTTTAG CAGGAAGATCGTCCGACTTATTGGCAAAA GCTATATCCGATATCAAGAGACAGCATATTGGTGCTTTGGTCAAAGCTTTTGAGGTTGATATGTCATCCTTCAAGTCAGTCCTTAAGTTCAAAAATTCCCTTCAGCAGTGGTTGTTGGAGTCTAACCTGCACTCTTCTGTTCAACTCCTGATCAATAATGCTGGAATCTTAGCAACATCATGTAGACTCACTCCTGAAGACTATGATGA GATGATGGCGACTAATTACATTGGGGCATTCTGCCTCACCAAAGTCTTAATGCCGCTCCTTGAAAACAGCCCTGTTCCTTCGCGTGTTATTAATGTCACATCCTTTACTCATAGAAATG TTTGCTTGCTACTCTTCTCATATGAGCTTCAGCAACAGATTGGCATAATGGAAAAATCTCATCAGGTCTCTGTCAT TGCCGTTGATCCTGGAGCAGTCAAAACCAGTATCATGCGTGAAATTCCTTCTTGCATTGCTTCGATGGCTTTTCTCGGACTGAAACTTTTAGGAGCTTTGCAGGCACCAGAAAATGGAGTCTCTTCTATTATTGATGCTGCACTTGCTCCTCCT GAAATAACAGGGGTTTACTTTTTTGGAGGCAATGGTGGAACCATCAGATCTTCTGCACTTTCATACAGCACCAAACTTTCGAAAGATCTCTGGGCTACTTCCTGTGatatttttctagaattgcAACTTGCTTCCACTGGCACTTCTGCGTAG
- the LOC113710577 gene encoding uncharacterized protein isoform X1, translated as MESTVTEAFHFVCSSQFWRMAIFWTLSLIISYLQSFAQRFVAAQSISYVYSSPPSLPQATRSVPSATNALRTPICIITGATSGLGAAAANALSMKGFYIVLAGRSSDLLAKAISDIKRQHIGALVKAFEVDMSSFKSVLKFKNSLQQWLLESNLHSSVQLLINNAGILATSCRLTPEDYDEMMATNYIGAFCLTKVLMPLLENSPVPSRVINVTSFTHRNVSGMPVDNDTVTGKCFSRLNCYPYAQIYEYSKFCLLLFSYELQQQIGIMEKSHQVSVIAVDPGAVKTSIMREIPSCIASMAFLGLKLLGALQAPENGVSSIIDAALAPPEITGVYFFGGNGGTIRSSALSYSTKLSKDLWATSCDIFLELQLASTGTSA; from the exons ATGGAATCGACGGTGACGGAGGCTTTTCATTTCGTTTGCAGTTCACAGTTCTGGAGGATGGCAATATTTTGGACTCTTTCTCTCATCATCTCCTACTTGCAATCATTTGCCCAAAGATTTGTTGCCGCCCAATCCATAAGCTACGTGTATTCTTCTCCTCCGTCACTTCCACAAGCAACAAGATCAGTTCCTTCTGCCACAAATGCTTTGAGAACACCCATCTGCATCATTACTGGG GCAACATCAGGTTTAGGTGCTGCAGCAGCCAATGCCCTGTCAATGAAGGGCTTTTACATTGTTTTAG CAGGAAGATCGTCCGACTTATTGGCAAAA GCTATATCCGATATCAAGAGACAGCATATTGGTGCTTTGGTCAAAGCTTTTGAGGTTGATATGTCATCCTTCAAGTCAGTCCTTAAGTTCAAAAATTCCCTTCAGCAGTGGTTGTTGGAGTCTAACCTGCACTCTTCTGTTCAACTCCTGATCAATAATGCTGGAATCTTAGCAACATCATGTAGACTCACTCCTGAAGACTATGATGA GATGATGGCGACTAATTACATTGGGGCATTCTGCCTCACCAAAGTCTTAATGCCGCTCCTTGAAAACAGCCCTGTTCCTTCGCGTGTTATTAATGTCACATCCTTTACTCATAGAAATG TATCTGGCATGCCGGTAGACAACGACACTGTTACTGGGAAGTGTTTTTCAAGATTAAATTGCTACCCCTATGCTCAGATTTATGAGTACTCAAAAT TTTGCTTGCTACTCTTCTCATATGAGCTTCAGCAACAGATTGGCATAATGGAAAAATCTCATCAGGTCTCTGTCAT TGCCGTTGATCCTGGAGCAGTCAAAACCAGTATCATGCGTGAAATTCCTTCTTGCATTGCTTCGATGGCTTTTCTCGGACTGAAACTTTTAGGAGCTTTGCAGGCACCAGAAAATGGAGTCTCTTCTATTATTGATGCTGCACTTGCTCCTCCT GAAATAACAGGGGTTTACTTTTTTGGAGGCAATGGTGGAACCATCAGATCTTCTGCACTTTCATACAGCACCAAACTTTCGAAAGATCTCTGGGCTACTTCCTGTGatatttttctagaattgcAACTTGCTTCCACTGGCACTTCTGCGTAG